From the genome of Amycolatopsis granulosa:
CACCGCCTGGAACGCCCCGATGGCGTGCCCGAATTGCTCACGCGTACGTGCGTACTCCGCGGTGCGGTGCAACGCGCTGTCCAGCACCCCGAGCTGCTGCGCGCACAGGCCGACCGTCGCGTGCTCGCGCAGCCGGACCGCGGAGACGGGCAGCCGTGCGTCGGCCCGGACGCCGCTGAGCGAAACCAGCCCGGCGTCGGCGTGGTCCACCACGCTCTGCGGCTCGGCCCGCGCGGGCACCACGAACACCGCCGTGCCGTCCGGGGTGCGCGCGGGCACGACCAGCGCGTCGGCGACCGCGGCGAACGGCACCGCGGTCTGCGTGCCGGACAGGCGCCAGCCGGAGCCGTCCGGTTCCGCCATGAACCCGCACGGCGCCGCGGCGTCGGGCAGCGCGAGCGCCAGGACCGCCTGCCCGCGCACGGCCGGCACCACCCACCGCTCGATCAGCCGCCCGTCCCCCGACCCGGCGATGGCGGTCGCGGCGACCACGGTCGGCAGGTAGGGCACCTCCGCGACCGCCCGGCCGATCTCGGTCAGCACCGCGCACTGCCCGAGCAGCCCCAGGCCACCGCCACCGGCCGCGGCGGGAAGTGCCGCGTCGATCGCGCCCACGCGGGCCAGCTCGGCCCAGGCGGCCCGGTCGAAGCCGCCCTCGCCGTGCGGGCTGGGTGCGGCCTTGTCCGCCAGCACCCGCGCGGCCAGCGCGGCCAGCTCGGTGACGTCCTCGCTCAGCGCGAAGTCCACGGTTCCTCCTCAGCGGGTGACGGGCAGGGACAGGGCGGACGCGGCGATCAGGTCACGCTGGATCTCGTTCGTGCCGCCGCCGAAGGTGAGGATCAGCGCGGACCGGTGGGCTCGTTCCAGCCGGCCGCGCAGCACCGCGCCGGGGGAACCGGCGCGCACCACCGCGCCGGGGCCGACCACCTCCATCAGCAGCCGGTAGGCCTCGATCGCCAGCTCGGTGCCGAACACCTTCGTCGCCGACGCCTCCGCCGGGCCCAGCTCGCCGGCGCCGGCCGCCCAGGCGATCCGCCAGTTGCGCAGCTTCAGGTACTCCGCGTGCGCGTGCACGCGAGCCAGGTGCATCCGGACCCATTCGGCGTCGATGACCCGGCTGCCGTCCGGCTGCCCGGTCTCCCGCGCCCAGCGGCGCACCTCGTCCAGCGCGGAGAGGATCGGCGCGGCCGAGGTCAGCGCGACGCGCTCGTGGTTGAGCTGGTTGGTGATCAGCGGCCAGCCGGCGTTCTCCTCGGCGATCCGGGCGGTCACCGGGACCCGCACGTCGTCGTAGTAGGTCGCGCTCGTGCCCGGCCCGGCGACGGTGTGCACCTTCGTCCAGGAGAACCCGGACGCGCCGGTCGGCACGACGAGGATGCTCAGGCCCCGGTGCCGGTCCGCGTCCGGGTCGGTGCGCGCGGCCAGCCACACGTAGTCGGCGTACTCGATCAGGCTGGTCCACATCTTCTGGCCGTTGATCACGTAGGAGTCGCCGTCGCGGACCGCCCGGGTCCGCAGCGACGCCAGGTCGGTCCCGGCGTCCGGCTCGGAGTAGCCGATCGAGAAGTGCAGCTCGCCGGCTGCGATGCGCGGCAGGTAGAACGCCTTCTGCTCGGGTGTGCCGAACCGCATGATCGTCGGGCCGATCGTGTTGACGGTCAGGAACGGCACCGGCACGCCGGCCACCGCCGCCTCGTCGGTGAAGATGAGCTGGTCGAGCATCGGCCGGGCCTGCCCGCCGTGCTCGGCCGGCCAGCCGATCGCGAGCCAGCCGTCCCGGCCCAGCTCGCGCACGATCTCCCGGTATGCCTTGCCATCCCCGTACTCACCGCCGTCACCGGCCAGCGCCTCGCGGCGCTCCGGGGTCATCAGCCGGGCGAAGTAGTCGCGCAGTTCCGCGCGCAGCCGTTCCTGCCCGGGCGTGTCGCTGATCCGCATGCCGTCACCTCCGGCC
Proteins encoded in this window:
- a CDS encoding acyl-CoA dehydrogenase family protein, producing the protein MRISDTPGQERLRAELRDYFARLMTPERREALAGDGGEYGDGKAYREIVRELGRDGWLAIGWPAEHGGQARPMLDQLIFTDEAAVAGVPVPFLTVNTIGPTIMRFGTPEQKAFYLPRIAAGELHFSIGYSEPDAGTDLASLRTRAVRDGDSYVINGQKMWTSLIEYADYVWLAARTDPDADRHRGLSILVVPTGASGFSWTKVHTVAGPGTSATYYDDVRVPVTARIAEENAGWPLITNQLNHERVALTSAAPILSALDEVRRWARETGQPDGSRVIDAEWVRMHLARVHAHAEYLKLRNWRIAWAAGAGELGPAEASATKVFGTELAIEAYRLLMEVVGPGAVVRAGSPGAVLRGRLERAHRSALILTFGGGTNEIQRDLIAASALSLPVTR
- a CDS encoding acyl-CoA dehydrogenase family protein gives rise to the protein MDFALSEDVTELAALAARVLADKAAPSPHGEGGFDRAAWAELARVGAIDAALPAAAGGGGLGLLGQCAVLTEIGRAVAEVPYLPTVVAATAIAGSGDGRLIERWVVPAVRGQAVLALALPDAAAPCGFMAEPDGSGWRLSGTQTAVPFAAVADALVVPARTPDGTAVFVVPARAEPQSVVDHADAGLVSLSGVRADARLPVSAVRLREHATVGLCAQQLGVLDSALHRTAEYARTREQFGHAIGAFQAVRQRLADAYIDVEAVRLTLWQAAWRLSEELPAAAAVATAKYWAAEAGHRVAHTAVHVHGGVGIDTGHALHRYFVAAKRLEFTLGGATAQLRALGDALAASPS